One genomic region from Quercus robur chromosome 4, dhQueRobu3.1, whole genome shotgun sequence encodes:
- the LOC126722394 gene encoding uncharacterized protein LOC126722394 has translation MPSFCKCTHLSPALSSNQPGGFRNRSQGRGFCKEKDNQVKATHKILGYDPIQKSFAAPKHVIKTNDPRLQKITVAKHGFLISEGFPVPEGIPLVGSSPSHQVAEDEGDLGLSEEGFGVFDQANPSEDPSSDLGNPNLSEAELLSIGTSSRAEIGVKRKPSTSLFDLLEGQPRKGVQGRSQSSAPTPPPQPQPVQTRSSPSRSQSQSLRPKLPAPPQSTLPPRLEPTDPKRKRSSKGKEPMDGGKSHSSREEDEAPRAQKQLKIGHQGQGKGVDAQSAPNAWLPVPMLHEELLMEDASMRSFRDSEGAYVTDALERTLLLSTNMHELKSMRMQEVFLSMKRDEAVRAKTEAEFAKTEAETSKDKAEEKAYDVRVVETHATLKAQIPSVCRLYYSQVWNEALKRAGVEASSDLWKAEKVYYPPAICETAFASSEAVSAPQETETTQPEAAQLVLTPDKPTKGGELHGATETPEGLNPEMPQEAAKSIVSAQVSDAKESALLVQPLQAIPLADVSEGLKANPARPPQEGDVSQDPKANPA, from the exons ATGCCTTCTTTTTGCAAATGCACACACCTTTCACCGGCACTTTCCTCTAACCAACCGGGAGGATTTAGAAACCGTTCTCAAGGCAGAGGTTTTTGTAAAGAAAAGGACAACCAAGTCAAAGCCACTCATAAAATCTTAGGGTACGATCCTATCCAGAAGTCATTTGCCGCCCCAAAGCACGTGATCAAAACTAACGATCCTCGGCTTCAGAAAATCACTGTAGCCAAGCACGGGTTTTTGATCTCTGAAGGATTTCCTGTCCCGGAGGGCATCCCGTTGGTGGGCTCTTCTCCGTCCCACCAAGTAGCGGAGGACGAGGGTGATTTGGGCTTATCCGAAGAGGGGTTCGGTGTATTTGACCAAGCTAATCCATCTGAGGATCCTTCCAGTGACCTGGGTAACCCTAACTTGTCCGAAGCGGAACTGTTGTCAATAGGAACATCTTCTCGGGCGGAGATAGGTGTTAAGAGAAAGCCTTCAACCAGCTTGTTTGACCTGCTTGAGGGCCAGCCGAGGAAGGGTGTGCAGGGAAGGTCGCAGTCCAGTGCTCCAACTCCCCCACCACAGCCCCAGCCTGTCCAGACTAGGTCTTCTCCTTCCCGGTCGCAATCACAATCTCTCCGACCCAAACTTCCTGCCCCTCCCCAATCCACTCTGCCTCCTCGGCTTGAGCCCACCGACCCAAAGAGGAAGAGGAGTTCCAAGGGTAAGGAGCCAATGGACGGGGGGAAATCTCATTCCTCTCGAGAGGAGGACGAAGCCCCGCGAGCTCAAAAACAGTTAAAGATTGGGCATCAAGGCCAAGGGAAAGGGGTTGATGCCCAATCCGCGCCCAATGCTTGGCTTCCTGTCCCAATGCTCCATGAGGAGCTTTTGATGGAAGATGCATCCATGAGGAGCTTCCGAGACAGCGAAGGCGCTTATGTGACCGACGCGTTGGAGAGGACCCTGCTGCTTTCCACTAACATGCATGAGTTGAAGAGtatgaggatgcaggaggttttCCTCAGCATGAAGAG GGATGAAGCCGTAAGGGCCAAGACAGAGGCTGAGTTTGCCAAGACGGAGGCCGAGACTTCCAAGGACAAGGCCGAGGAGAAGGCTTACGATGTGAGGGTGGTTGAAACCCATGCCACCCTTAAAGCTCAAATTCCTAGTGTATGCAGGCTATACTACTCCCAGGTTTGGAATGAAGCCCTCAAACGAGCTGGGGTGGAGGCTTCGTCCGACCTGTGGAAGGCGGAGAAGGTGTACTATCCTCCGGCCATCTGTGAGACCGCCTTCGCCAGCTCCGAGGCTGTGAGCGCTCCACAGGAGACTGAGACTACTCAGCCAGAAGCTGCTCAGCTCGTTCTCACTCCTGACAAGCCGACTAAGGGAGGAGAGCTTCATGGGGCGACAGAAACACCTGAAGGTCTGAATCCTGAGATGCCCCAAGAGGCTGCCAAGTCCATAGTCAGTGCTCAGGTTTCTGATGCCAAGGAGTCGGCCCTCTTGGTTCAGCCCCTTCAGGCCATTCCCCTTGCTGATGTCTCTGAGGGCCTTAAGGCTAATCCTGCTCGGCCTCCCCAGGAAGGGGATGTCTCTCAAGATCCCAAGGCTAATCCTGCTTAG